The genome window tgaattaATGAATCCGTGAAATAATTCTCATCTTTAGCATCCTCCTCCTCTCCGAACCCTCTACTGTCTATTAGCTTTATACCTCACAGAAAAACTTTGTGGTGCATCATTGAACATTCCCCATCCCTTACCCTCTTTGCTTTACCTCTGTTTGTTACCCCCTTTCATGAATCTTTTCTCTAACAAGTTTAACTCCCGCAGCAACCACTTCAACAACCCTCTCAGGCCAAGACAGAAGTAGGGGGCGGGAGTTTGGTATTGGGAGAGGGGCGTGGCCACCACGCCGCAGAATTCCACTGCGCCTGCGTAGGCTGCAGCAAAGCCTAGCGCTCTGAGGTTTGCAATCGTTGTTGGCCGGTGGTAGTGTAGGAAGATCGCTGCTCTCACCAGCTCTCACTTCTGATCCGCCCAGCTCCTGGCTTTCTGGCTTCGGCTTTGTGCTGAGGCGCTGACACACCTATCATCCTCTCTCCAACGGATCGCTGACCTCCCCGTTCCTGTTTCTGTCTCCCGGAACCATGTCTCTGGTAAGCCAGAATGCGTGCCACCGCAGCGCAGAGACCACTGCAGATTACGGCGACTTCCATGGTGAGATACAGGCTACTAATGCCTCCGGGCCCCCCACCTCCATGCTAGTTCCTGACGCCCCCCAGGGCCCTCAGGCGCCAATCGACTCTCAGGGTGCCAACACTTCCCAGGCTGCACAGGACCCGGACGACCTCGAGGTGCTGATTGATGAGCAGTCCCGACGTTTGGGGGCGCTCAGGGTCCACGACCCTCTAGAAGACAGGTCAATTGCTTTGGTGAATTTCATGCGAATGAAAAGCCAAATCGAGGGGTCTATTCATCAGACAGAGATGCTGGAGTTCCTCAGAGAATACTCAGATCAGTTCCCTGAGATCCTCAGACGAGCCTCAGCCCATCTGGATCAGGTCTTTGGGTTGAACCTGAGGGTTCTTGATCCGCAGGCTGATACCTACAACCTAATCAGCAAACGGGGTCTCCAGACCACTGATCGGATAGCAGAATCCCTGGACATGCCAAAGGCAAGTCTCCTGGCCTTGGTCCTAGGCCACATTCTCCTGAATGGTAACCGGGCAAGAGAGGCCTCCATTTGGGATCTGTTGCTAAAGGCTGATGTGTTAGATGAGCCCCAAATAATCAATATCCCCTTTGGGAACACAAGGAACCTCCTAACTACTGACTTTGTGCGTATGCGGTTCTTGGAGTACTGGCCAGTGTATGGCACTAATCCCCTTGAATTTGAGTTCTTGtggggctctagagcccacaaggaAATCACAAAGATGGAAGCCCTGAAGTTTGTGGCAGAGGCCCATGATGAAGAACCCTGGAGCTGGCCAGAAGAATATAATAAGGCCCTGGAAGCTGACAAGGCCAAAGAAAGAAGCCAGGCTGCTGGCTTGGAGTTCTGGTCAGAGGACACTATGAATGATAAGGCAAATGATTTGGTCCAGTTGGCCATTAATGTCACAGAGGAGTTAATGCCTATACATCAGGATGAGTTGTTGGCTCACACTGGTAAGGAATTTGAGGATGTGTTCCCAAACATCCTCAGTCGAGCTACTCTAATCCTTGATCTGTTCTATGGGTTCTCTCTGATTGAGGTTGATACCAGTGAGCACATTTACCTCCTTGTCCAGCAACCAGAATCAGAAGAAGAGCAAATGATGCTAGAGAGCCTGGGGAGACCCACTCAAGAATATGTGATGCCAATCCTCGGTTTGATCTTCCTGATGGGCAACCGCGTCAAAGAGGCCAATGTCTGGAATTTGCTTCGGAGATTTGGTGTGGATGTAGGGAGAAAGCATGCCATCACCTGCAAACTTATGAGACAGCGCTACTTGGAATGTAGGCCACTGTCTTATTCTAATCCAGTTGAATATGAGCTTCTGTGGGGTCCTCGAGCTCACCTTGAAACCACCAAAATGAAAACCTTGGAGTACATGGCCAGGCTGTACAGAAAGCAACCACAGGACTGGCCAGAGCAATATAGGGAGGCTGTTGAAGATGAGGAGGCCAGAGCCAGATCTGAGGCAACTGCCATGTTCTTCTTTGGGCCCATGTGAAGTCTGGGGGAAGTGTGTCACTTCCGTTGGGTGGCATCAGTTAAAGGGGCCCTGGGGAAATGGGCACTGGGGCCCCAAATCAGAAGTTGAGCAGGGTTGGGGTGAAAAGTACACATCGTGCTTGCTATTTGTGTTCCATTTCCAatagtatttccttccttttaatatACCCTTGAATTAGATTCATGATCAGTGTTTATAAATGAAATTGCTCACTTGCCATTCCTGTCTTGTTTCAATGTAAAAGCTCATATAGCTGCATAAAGtgtatttgtaatatatacatcTTTCTATGGTGTGGAAGAGAATATATAGTTGTTCTTTAACCGTTTGAAATAATCAGTAAAATGGTCTGGTACAGGAGTTAAGTAACAACAGTAATAACATacacacaacaaaaacaaacacaaaatcacTGATCTGTTGATGTTCTCCCATCGTGtctactgttttatatttttcaaaaaatactggTATTTAACCTGTATTTGCTTTGTGGTTCCAGAgtgtagtaaaaaataaaagtataatgaaTTAGGCTCCATGCTTAAGTActtttttattcaacaaatattgattaagTACCTGCCATGCTCTAAGCACAGTTCTTTATGCTGGTAATATAAGGGTGAGGAAGacccagctgagccccagggcttatgggggaggggctgtggaaGTAAACCAACAATTATATTATTGCTGTGGCAAGTGGTATAATAGGGGTAAGCTCAGAGAGCTGTGAGAGTTTACAGGAGTAACTCCCAACTAAACTTTGGGTTCTGGGAGGGGACGATAAAGGGGCAGGGATGTCAAGCAAAGGATGAGTGGAGGAGTGGTCGGGGGTAGTgtcaggggaggaggaggtggtatGGAGAGCTGGGGACAAGTTAACCTTTAGTGACTTCTGTCATAAGACCTGaggttggggagagggagggagggaggactaGTCCATGAAGTCAGGGGCAGTATGTAAAATAGCTTCGCGGGATTTACTTGTAACTCAGAAAGACAGTGTTGAAGAGAGGAGTGGGAGGTATAAGCCTGTGGCAGAGATAACAAAGGTCCATATCCTCAGAGAGTGGGTCTTAGGAATCAACAATGGTTCTCCTGAAGGCAGCTGGTTTTGCATCTCGGGTCAGACAGAACAATCCAACTGGAGGAACTCTGCATGGCAACTTCTGCCTGCGCTGTTTGTTTCTGCACTCAAGCCATTAAGGTGAGTGTTAGTATTTTGGTTCTCTTCATCCAGATACAGAATCTCGCAGCTTCTAACCCTGCTCGCGGCTCTCCTCAAGAGAACCGGCAGCTAATAATTCCTGTAAGGGAGCCTTGGCTCAGTCGTGGATGTTATACGTAACGTCACCTATAACGCGAGGtggtgggaggagaagggggcTGGCTATCAGTGACGTAGGTTTTATGCTTCCTCACTTCCTGGCACCCATAAGCTTTCTGCCTTTTCATCCATTTAATCACTAGGGGCTACCCCTAACTGCCACTTCCTATCAGATGGGAGAGAAGACTTTCCTCACATTTTCGTCAGCCTGAGGAAGAGAACGACACAACCGTCTCGCCGGGGGGAGGGTACAGACAGAGGGAAGATACACCCTTTCGGACCCCAAGTCCAGCAGCCTGGCAGAAGCCGAATTAGAGCCGCATGCTTGGGGAAGCCACTGCGCAGGCGCACTCCACCGTTGCCTGGGAGATATAGCCCCCACTAGTCTCAGAGATCTCCGGGTATCCCTGCATGCCAAGGAAACCTGAACGCAAAGGGCGGGATTTTCGGTGACAAGAAAATGAGTAACTGGAGACACTGAGCTAAAGGGGTTCTGGAAAATAGGATGGGGGTGGAATTGTGATGCAGGAGAATATTCAATTCAAAATCTTGGACCTTGAAATATGGTACTGATTCTATGCTAAACTGAGAGCCTCTCATTCTTCAGCCTCCTTGGACCCTTAACCTGTACATGCTTGTGGGGCAGGAAAAAGAGGCAAGCTGATTAAAGTGCCAAGTTTttcttgttctcattttttttttttttggattggtaAACTCCTGGATCCTCAAGCACATCAATTCTTCTGGGGGCACCAGCAGAACTTGCCAAGGGGAAGATGTTGCATATGGACCAACAATAATGTAAAGCTGCCAACTTTTTTAGTACTAAAttttgccaagcactgtgctgggtTCTTCACCTTGTTTAGCTCCAATCTCTCCACCAGTTCTCCAAGAAGCATTTTAATAGTTCTATTTGACACTATAGGAAATTGAGGTAatgtgcaaggtcacacagccagtcaaTGAGAGCTGGGATTAGAGTCTAAGGCTGCCTTTGGCTACAATTCACCCTGTTTACAGCGCATAGCATCACAGGCCTCCTCCAGCCTTTGTTATGTTCTCACTGAGATTTGTTGACTCTCAAAAAATGTAAGGAAGGGTTGTATGCCAGTCTGGGAGGGGTAAGACAACAGCCTTCCAAAGAAGGATGAAAGTGAAGCTGAAATTTCTCCAGGCTCTTCCTTGTTCCATCACTGGGGCTCCATGACAGCTGTGTAGGTGTCGAATATGTATTTCTGTCCATTCTCTCTACACTGTCCTATGAATCTTCCCTACTTTGATCTCCTCTGCCAGCTTCCAGCCTTATCTGCTAGCTTTTACCCAGGGAGATTCACTATTTCTGAGCCTCTAGAAGTGTTGGCAATGTTTTTTTGTAATCCTGAAAGAACAATGACCTGACAGAGCTCCTGCCTTGCCCAGGGGAGCTCAGGATGCAAAAACAGAAGTGGGAAATAGCCTCTGGGTCCCAGATGCCACATGTAGTTTCCCAGAAGTAACAAAGGTGAGGCTTGTACAAAGCACATACCTATGGTAAGGGAAAGGGTGTAGAATCTCAGTGGCTATAGCCATTTCTTTGAAGGTCATGAGAGGCCTGGATACTTACCTTTATTCATGTACCAAATTAGAATTAGCACCCCTTAGGAGAATTAGTTAGGGGTGGAAATGAGTGTATGGCAAACAAGACTTACAAAGGATGTTGTATGAATTACTCCGAAGTACAATCACTGTTAAGCCTTTAGAACACTGGACAAAATACACTTCTTATCTGTGtgaattaatttagaaaatggtaCAGTCTGAGTTCATTTGCAGACTCTTTGGGCTATTGATACCCAACAAGTATTGAAGTTTTGGCCAAGGTGGGGCTTGCAGGATGGATGTTGGTTAGATATGGGCTCATCATCCTGTATATACAATGCTATCCAGAGTCCCCTTTGATTTATCATTTGGAtactttctggggaaaaaaaaacgtTGAGAACACATTCATGTTCAGTTGCTGAGACCCAGGAGCACCCTCTTTTGGAGAGGATGGGTGGTTAGGGAAGCTTTTTCCTGCCCTTCTCTTCATCAGTTTCTGTATACTTGTTATCACAGGTAAGCATTACAGTCTGAGGAAAAGCTGAGCTGGAATGACAAATGTGGACTTCAAGGCAATTCTCCCAACCCCAGGATTGCTGCCCCTAAACCCTCTGATACCAACATTCTAGGCCAGTCTGTAAGTACCCTTCAGGTTCAGACAAGGACCCCACcgtctcctcctcccttcctagAAGGTATCTCCATACAGACAGATTTCTCACTCAACAgagtttctcttctccttccatgAGTACTCAAAAATGTCTTAAGAAATTGCCTGCAGCCAGGATTTGAGGCTAGTTGCAAAGAAAGTTGCAAAAGAATTATCAGAGTAGGCCCTGCACTCTGAGACATTTTTGTTCTAGTCCCCATAAGAACACACTAAGCATAAGGAGGGGACAGTACATCAGAATGGCTATGAACTGTGGATCTGGACAATCCTGGCTCTGTCGCTTCCtagtgtgtgaccttggtcaagttactCAACATCTCTTTCAAGACCACTCAAAGCTGTTTTCAAGAAATTGGTAAAaaaagcccagggtcacacatttattatttgatGATGTCAGAGCTATAACCCAGGCCAATCTTAGTCTATTGGTATTTCCATCCTATACCACTGCTTTTAAGAGTGATACTTGTCAACACCTTGGTAGCTGAGTTCAAATGAATACTGGGTTCTTAGATTTActagtgtttgttttctgtagtaAATAATTCAGGTAAATATTAGCCCCAAGTAGTTATGAATTACTGAGGTTTAGCTGCATTGgtaatatattctttatattttttacagaCATCTATTAACAAGACACTTTTTAAGGAGCTCATGTGGTCTCTTTAAGTAGGCCTCAGTGACCTACAGACAATCACCTGCTTTATACACCACTCCAGGAGTCCCAAACAGTGAGGATGACTTCTCTTATAAAAAGGCAGGGTTAGGAAGGGATATGGGAGCTGAAGCCTAAGGTCTGAGCAGCCTATCTCAAACTGCCTCACTCCTAAAAGCATTTGGTTTGGCATGGGCTGGCCAGGGTAGAGCACCTGTCCTCTGAATGTCCACTTCCTTTGGAATATAGAAGAGAAGGAGGATGTAGAAAGGGAGGACACAAGGACGGTCATTGCTTCTGAAGCTGCCCTCTGTCCTGAAGCCTCAACCACACCTCAGAGAAGCTTCCCTGCTGGTGAGGGCTGCAAGATACAGGGTGCTCTGGAATGGCCTCAGCCTGGATTGCACTCCTTCTGCAAGACAAAGAGGACTGCTGTCATAGAAGATGTTCATTATTCCAGACAGTGAGGGAGACCACCCTGAGATCCAGCTATAGAGGCAAGGTGTGGAGAGCTGGATGCACACAAGACTGCTCTCTTTTCTCTGaattgggggcagggtgggggagagtaTAAGGCCTAGGAGGGAGAAAGTAAGGAGAGGGAGCTTTGGCACAACTGTTAACCATTTATATAATGTCTCTTCATACAAATGTGGCCATGGACATCCTCACGGTTCCTAACCAGGACATGCTGAGTGAAGAGAAGTTAATCATCAGCTCTGACAGGGAACAAACTGGCCCCTGAGGTCAGTGGCAACCCTACTAACCCCACCAACAAGGAGCCAGACCAAGTTCAGACCAATCCTCAGGTAGTTCCATCTAAGACTGTCTTGGCCCCTGAGACTCACCTACACTGGAGGAGGCCCCTAGATGTCGGGCTTGTCCAAAAATCACCTACCCGGTTCAGTTTAACAAGCAATTGCTGAATACCTGATATATGCTGGCCTTGTTATATTAGATATTGAGACAAAGAGATTATTCAGATAAGGCCCCTACCTTATCTATGTTCCAACTCTCTATTCACCTTTGAGTCTGGTCAACTATATGATTTATCTATTAAGATTTTGATTTCAATTTgtacctttttcatttctagaatttctaattatttctttttcaaatataccttattttaaaaactaaagaccCCATTCTTACGGATTACAGtcctcttttcatctctttaaacattttaagcacttattttctttccagttcttttcatctttgtctATTATTGCTTATTTCTTTAGTTGCAAATTCTGCATTTTGTTGGGTCTGCTCAGTACCTAATGATGATAAGTTTTTGTATGTGCATTGTAATTTGCATCTGTGTGCTAATCTTTAGCTGGCATTATTACCTTCTGAGAGACTCTCTAAGGCTGCCTCTGCTGCCAGTTTCTCCCTCTTGGGGAGGAAGGGTGGAGTTATGTACTGTCTGGTGCAGCTGTTCTTCCCCAGTCCTTTCAGCACAGACACAATGTCTTTCTGAGCTTGGAGGCTCTCTTGAGCTCCTCTGGAGAGAATACCTCCTGCCCCATGGAAGCCTTCTCCTGTATATATGTCTTTGAGATGTTTATCCAATTCTCTGCTGCCTTTTATTACTCAGTGCTCTTACAGTTTATTCCTTTTATAAATCTTTAGAATCATTTAAATGGGATtttggaaggaagaggaaaagagggataTAATCCCACATCATGACCAGAACACAACTTTTATTTTAATAGGTAAAAGTTGAAGTCAATCTAAATTCTCACAGCAAATATTTTGGTTTTACTTGTTAATATATAGCCCCTTGTTTCAATGAAACGGTATAAAATATTTGGGAATGATGGAGTAGGGACAATTAAAGAATAGCAAAGTTTGGTAGATATATATtgttaaatacaaaatacaagCTATGAAACAATGGAGTCAATATTATCTTGTAAAAATGTATGTGTaaataatggaaatatatttcttttcaaactgATGAATAGTGATATGGTAGGCAAAATAGCAGTCCCTCAAAGATTTCCGTGTCCTGATCCCTGAaacttgtgaatatgttactttacgtggcaaaagggacttttcaGATTGATTCAATTAAGTATATTGAgttggggagattatcctggattatccagatggacCCGATGTTATCACAAGAATCTTTATAAGAGGGTGTCAGGAGGATCAGAGTTAGTAGTAGGAGATGTGACAAACGAAGCAAGAGGTTGAAGTTATGTGAGGAAGGGATCCTGAAACAAGAAATGCAGACAGCCTCTGGAAGctgaaaaggcaaggaagtggATCCTCCCTTCAAAGCTTCAAGAAAGAACTAGCCCTACTGACATTTTGACTTTAGTCCAATGAgactgattttgaacttctgacctccaaaattgtaaaataatacatttttgctgttttaagccactaaatttgtgatagtttgttacagcaacaataggaaaataatacacGTGCTTACTACAGGGCAGAGAAATTTAGATTTGAGTCTACTTTTGCTTGAAAAGAAATTAACGTTCAGATAGATgagataaacaaaatacagtGTTTAAAGCAGCTGAACCTGTCCACAACAATGAGACTCTGGTGTTAGCTTatgactgttaaaaaaaaattgaagtgttgCAATACCCATGTAGGagaatgcaaaaggaaaaaaaatgcaagtacTTACATGTTTCACAGAAGTATAAAGTGATAGTGGGTTATGTAGGGCTACATTGAAtactataaaaaaatttaaaggaattgCTTGTGTCCTGTACCCTGCAGTTTCATTTCTAAGAATGGATTTTGAGAAAACATTCTTGGATGCAAGTTTATATTTGGTTTGAATGTATCATCCCAGGTTgaatttaaatgaagaaaaacaccAACTAAAACTAAAAACACCAACTAAATCTTCAAAAGTATTTGATTGGTAAGGAAAGTAAAGGTCTTTCTATGTAATGGAAAGGCATACAGACATCAGAATGACATTCAATAATGGTATGATATTCAATAATGGTTAATAACAAGGAAGTTCATTTAGGAAACAATATTGAGTGTGACTCAATTTCTAtggaataaaaaaggaatatttctcCAGCCACAGTAtaatcttatttatctttggttAGTGCTTTTACaggtgtttctatttttaaaaatatattctaatattcattttcttaattttccacaGTGGAATTACATTTGTTCTAATGGATTGAAGAAAACACCAAAGGCACACAGTGATAACCTCTTTCTTTTGAAAAGGGAAGAATTTAAATGTTCTGAATGAGGGTTGGGTTGAGGAGACAATCTCTTATGCTGTGGGTGGGAACATACATATGAACAGCTCCTTTGTGGAGGGTCTTTTGAcagcaaaataacatttttaaaggttttctcAGGAAATAATCCAGCAGATAAACATAGATCTGGCTATACAGATTCCATAGCAATATTGACTGACCAGGCtaaaatttgaaatgattttaaaattaaaaattagttacaagctgagacgaagcgagagagtagcacagacatatatatactaccaactataaaatagtcagtgggaagttgttgtataacaaagggagtccaactcgaggatggaagatgccttagagg of Hippopotamus amphibius kiboko isolate mHipAmp2 chromosome X, mHipAmp2.hap2, whole genome shotgun sequence contains these proteins:
- the MAGEE2 gene encoding melanoma-associated antigen E2 is translated as MSLVSQNACHRSAETTADYGDFHGEIQATNASGPPTSMLVPDAPQGPQAPIDSQGANTSQAAQDPDDLEVLIDEQSRRLGALRVHDPLEDRSIALVNFMRMKSQIEGSIHQTEMLEFLREYSDQFPEILRRASAHLDQVFGLNLRVLDPQADTYNLISKRGLQTTDRIAESLDMPKASLLALVLGHILLNGNRAREASIWDLLLKADVLDEPQIINIPFGNTRNLLTTDFVRMRFLEYWPVYGTNPLEFEFLWGSRAHKEITKMEALKFVAEAHDEEPWSWPEEYNKALEADKAKERSQAAGLEFWSEDTMNDKANDLVQLAINVTEELMPIHQDELLAHTGKEFEDVFPNILSRATLILDLFYGFSLIEVDTSEHIYLLVQQPESEEEQMMLESLGRPTQEYVMPILGLIFLMGNRVKEANVWNLLRRFGVDVGRKHAITCKLMRQRYLECRPLSYSNPVEYELLWGPRAHLETTKMKTLEYMARLYRKQPQDWPEQYREAVEDEEARARSEATAMFFFGPM